Proteins from one Mercurialis annua linkage group LG7, ddMerAnnu1.2, whole genome shotgun sequence genomic window:
- the LOC126656959 gene encoding uncharacterized protein LOC126656959, which yields MFFNAGVGLESQAALEEILGFRKVNSFKRYLGMPTMVGRSKKPIFAFLRDRLHKIILGWKERFLSKAGREVLINSIAQSIPTYIMSCFALPISFCNEMRSIISKFGGAAKQARKFLQNPNSLCARVLKAKYHPNMGFAQAGPRRRASFIWQSIMKGKRVLDSGFAWRIGNGEFVKALEDNWITSATFMQPVGKSNVTTDSLVSYFIDNGRWDEVKLSNSFLPTDVANIIKIPLSRRLPPDKLFWFPNKNGYYSVKSGYYQACKLLNRNQASSSTQTTGSDIWGKIWRCPVPPKVRHFLW from the exons ATGTTCTTCAATGCTGGAGTGGGGTTGGAGAGTCAGGCTGCGTTGGAAGAAATATTGGGCTTTCGCAAGGTAAATTCTTTTAAAAGGTATCTTGGTATGCCAACTATGGTAGGGCGCTCTAAAAAACCCATCTTCGCTTTTCTTCGTGATCGGCTTCACAAAATAATTTTGGGGTGGAAAGAAAGATTTTTATCTAAGGCGGGAAGAGAAGTTCTTATCAACTCGATTGCCCAATCTATCCCCACCTATATCATGAGTTGCTTCGCCCTCCCGATCTCGTTTTGTAATGAAATGAGAAGCATTATTTCGAAATTTGGTGGAGCGG CTAAGCAAGCGCGGAAGTTTCTACAAAACCCCAACTCATTGTGTGCTAGAGTTCTTAAGGCGAAATATCATCCGAATATGGGCTTTGCTCAGGCGGGGCCGCGTCGGCGTGCTAGCTTCATATGGCAGAGTATCATGAAGGGCAAAAGGGTTCTAGATTCTGGGTTTGCTTGGCGGATTGGGAATGGGGAATTTGTGAAAGCTTTGGAGGATAACTGGATTACGTCTGCAACATTCATGCAGCCCGTTGGCAAGTCGAATGTTACTACGGATTCCTTGGTGAGTTATTTTATCGATAACGGTCGATGGGACGAGGTGAAGCTTTCCAATTCGTTCCTTCCTACTGATGTGGCTAACATCATCAAGATCCCTCTTAGTAGAAGACTACCTCCGGATAAGTTATTCTGGTTCCCTAACAAGAACGGCTATTACTCTGTGAAGTCGGGATACTACCAAGCGTGTAAGCTGCTGAATAGAAACCAAGCCTCGTCATCTACGCAAACAACAGGCTCTGATATTTGGGGTAAAATCTGGCGGTGTCCGGTTCCGCCCAAGGTGAGGCATTTCCTTTGGTGA